From a region of the Haematobia irritans isolate KBUSLIRL chromosome 4, ASM5000362v1, whole genome shotgun sequence genome:
- the LOC142234851 gene encoding uncharacterized protein LOC142234851 produces the protein MFKFAIVFFACIAFAAAKPGLLAAPLAYTAPAAVVAAAAPAPFVTATSSQVIARNYNGIATAPVVAPLAAPLVTKTIAAPVAAAYTASIAAAYRTPIVAKYAAATPLAYSAPLTYSAPLTYAAAHAPLLL, from the exons ATGTTCAAATTC GCTATAGTCTTTTTTGCCTGCATTGCCTTCGCTGCTGCTAAACCAGGATTGTTGGCTGCTCCATTGGCTTATACCGCTCCAGCAGCTGTTGTTGCTGCCGCAGCTCCAGCTCCTTTTGTCACAGCTACAAGTAGCCAAGTGATAGCCCGTAACTACAATGGTATTGCCACAGCTCCAGTTGTTGCTCCTTTAGCGGCCCCTTTAGTAACTAAAACTATTGCTGCTCCTGTAGCTGCTGCCTATACTGCTTCCATTGCTGCTGCCTACAGAACTCCCATTGTAGCTAAATATGCTGCTGCAACTCCCCTAGCTTACAGTGCTCCACTGACCTACTCCGCACCATTGACCTATGCTGCTGCCCatgctcctttattattgtaa